In Thermococcus camini, a genomic segment contains:
- a CDS encoding ABC transporter permease subunit, with protein sequence MGRAISRALLNYLLLILLVALISGIGIKDYQFYRADMEFSLLSPAERAVIEANASSVGMDPYDYYMRFVAPRDYPTLVMNPLHAGLYVLYHSLFEPDYDYPIPRKLMVARTLVLILLAEITIILIGFPLAKLALRKRRLRSTVRFLARVFNGLPVWAVAALFSLLVIMSALPNYLINGLGASTSLTRNLAYMAFPLISIVLVALWEFVEALVILLRDEFGKEYVRAKRAMGLPERRVERHVLRAVMPSFLGFLFQHFVEVSTLALVVDAFFGLFGLGKMLQWGFHISGDLYTLDPDIFFYPIAVFMVVNFFVLLAVTLLSELLTPGGGGVEA encoded by the coding sequence ATGGGCCGGGCTATCTCCCGCGCACTCCTCAACTACCTCCTCCTTATTCTCTTGGTGGCTCTTATCTCCGGCATCGGGATAAAGGATTACCAGTTCTACCGGGCGGACATGGAGTTCAGCCTGTTGTCCCCTGCGGAGAGGGCCGTGATAGAGGCCAACGCGAGTTCCGTCGGAATGGATCCCTACGACTACTACATGCGTTTCGTGGCCCCGAGGGACTACCCCACCCTCGTGATGAACCCCCTCCATGCGGGGCTTTACGTGCTCTACCACTCCCTCTTCGAGCCGGACTACGACTACCCAATACCCAGAAAGCTCATGGTGGCCAGAACGCTGGTGCTAATCCTCCTGGCTGAGATCACGATAATCCTCATCGGCTTCCCACTGGCGAAGCTCGCCCTCAGGAAAAGGCGCCTCCGCTCCACCGTCCGCTTTCTCGCCAGGGTCTTCAACGGCCTCCCCGTCTGGGCCGTGGCGGCGCTCTTCTCGCTCCTCGTCATAATGAGCGCGCTCCCCAACTACCTGATAAACGGCCTCGGCGCATCGACCTCCCTCACCAGGAACCTCGCATACATGGCCTTCCCGCTGATTTCCATAGTCCTCGTCGCCCTCTGGGAGTTCGTCGAGGCTTTGGTGATACTCCTCCGGGACGAGTTCGGGAAGGAGTACGTGCGCGCCAAGAGGGCGATGGGACTGCCGGAGCGCAGGGTTGAGAGGCACGTTCTCCGCGCGGTCATGCCGTCTTTCCTCGGCTTCCTCTTCCAGCACTTCGTCGAGGTCTCGACGCTCGCCCTCGTGGTCGATGCCTTCTTCGGCCTCTTCGGCCTCGGCAAGATGCTCCAGTGGGGCTTCCACATATCGGGCGACCTCTACACCCTCGACCCGGACATCTTCTTCTACCCCATAGCGGTTTTCATGGTCGTGAACTTCTTCGTCCTCCTGGCGGTGACCCTCCTGTCGGAACTCCTGACCCCCGGAGGTGGCGGCGTTGAGGCTTGA
- a CDS encoding TIGR00153 family protein encodes MQVWTKLFAKSPFKPLIKHADVVLNTVETLEKALQAWYACDYEGMREFAIEVDRLEDVADRIKEEIRDSLSSKLMMAVAREDVLIYLHMQDKVADAAEDTAKWLLVKKPDCVPTEAKDIILEMGMESIRAAKLVHEAIVQMDRVIESGFTEGEIRREYEIIRQIESVEKEIDGLDTKLMQLVFENADSMSWGDGFYILNIARTLSNISDKAKDAAERIRLMMNK; translated from the coding sequence ATGCAGGTCTGGACCAAGCTCTTCGCGAAGAGCCCCTTCAAGCCCCTGATAAAGCACGCGGATGTCGTGCTCAACACAGTTGAAACGCTCGAGAAGGCGCTTCAGGCGTGGTACGCGTGCGACTATGAGGGTATGAGGGAGTTTGCCATCGAGGTGGACAGGCTAGAGGACGTCGCTGACAGGATAAAGGAGGAGATAAGGGATTCACTCAGCTCGAAGCTCATGATGGCCGTCGCGAGGGAGGACGTGCTCATATACCTCCACATGCAAGACAAGGTGGCAGATGCCGCCGAAGACACTGCGAAGTGGTTGCTCGTCAAGAAACCCGACTGCGTCCCGACGGAGGCCAAGGATATAATTCTGGAGATGGGCATGGAGAGCATCAGGGCGGCAAAGCTAGTCCACGAGGCCATAGTCCAGATGGACCGCGTTATAGAGAGTGGTTTCACCGAGGGCGAGATAAGGCGGGAGTACGAGATAATCAGGCAGATAGAGAGCGTCGAGAAGGAGATAGACGGCCTCGACACGAAGCTCATGCAGCTCGTCTTCGAGAACGCCGACTCGATGAGCTGGGGCGACGGCTTCTACATCCTCAACATCGCCAGAACCCTCAGCAACATCTCTGACAAGGCCAAGGACGCCGCCGAGAGGATAAGGCTCATGATGAACAAGTGA
- a CDS encoding ABC transporter permease subunit, producing MRTRSLLFIISLFPAVAVEIDVRRFTAHYQDISARELGHLITADLLTKWLPNLIKLLLVPLILILLLSRFGSDFERGNTILMLSKPLTRRRYFLGWVLEGLKLALVSALGIALSGALAMLAHGFAVRDYLIGSLALSLSLIGVLGIALFLLPFATSRDSGVFLGLGAFIALLLPGKSDYSFVPTVYLERAVSIGESVSVLHGAVGQLLALFIVLSLAGMEVFRRRELKSPGPFSVLEFSFSFRGLYGVFLGLSLGSRRFIAFVAFTALMAFLGKGTLDKYYANYGVPGLLNAVIQTLNGSLLPLVVLPLGALSIGSAIENGTVRVLLSKPLRKRDFFLGTLLSDLLAVLIGTVLYVAFIVAYALHLGSPSGRTLELGLAFGSFLFLSLLQYLALGYLLSAFIKGRKALFVSLILAFLLGFTVPIAIIAASNSAGGSFVDALAKNSLSVPSPFLHYVVLATAVSPKRGLPPKSLSEVLSYPGNLAMLVVPMLVYLALAWLRFKKADLRG from the coding sequence GTGAGGACTAGGTCTCTGCTCTTCATCATCTCACTCTTCCCGGCCGTAGCGGTCGAGATAGATGTTCGCAGATTTACCGCCCACTATCAGGATATTTCAGCCCGAGAGCTTGGTCACCTGATAACCGCCGACCTGCTCACAAAGTGGCTTCCAAATTTAATCAAGCTTCTCCTGGTTCCCCTAATCCTAATCCTGCTCCTCTCGCGCTTTGGCTCGGACTTCGAGCGGGGCAACACCATCTTGATGCTATCAAAGCCCCTCACGCGGAGGCGCTACTTCCTCGGCTGGGTTCTTGAGGGGTTGAAGCTTGCCCTGGTTTCCGCACTTGGGATTGCACTCTCGGGAGCGCTCGCGATGCTGGCTCACGGTTTCGCGGTGAGGGACTACCTCATCGGTTCCTTAGCTCTTTCGCTCTCACTAATCGGTGTCCTTGGAATCGCCCTGTTCCTCCTTCCCTTCGCAACCTCCCGCGATTCCGGAGTCTTCCTCGGACTGGGAGCATTTATTGCGCTCCTTCTCCCCGGAAAATCTGACTACTCTTTCGTTCCAACGGTCTATCTTGAGAGGGCCGTTTCCATTGGTGAGAGCGTTTCCGTCTTACATGGGGCCGTTGGGCAACTTTTGGCCCTCTTCATTGTCCTATCGCTCGCTGGAATGGAGGTCTTCCGGAGGAGGGAGCTGAAAAGTCCCGGGCCATTCTCAGTTCTAGAGTTTTCATTCTCTTTCAGGGGGCTCTACGGCGTTTTCCTCGGGCTGAGCCTTGGGAGCAGGCGTTTCATAGCTTTCGTCGCCTTCACCGCCCTGATGGCGTTCCTGGGCAAGGGAACTCTCGACAAGTATTACGCTAACTACGGCGTTCCCGGCCTTCTAAATGCAGTAATCCAGACCCTGAACGGCTCTCTCCTCCCCCTCGTGGTGCTTCCGTTGGGGGCGCTTTCTATAGGCTCGGCCATCGAGAACGGCACGGTGAGGGTTCTGCTGAGCAAGCCCCTGAGAAAGAGGGACTTCTTCCTTGGAACGCTCCTGAGCGACCTCCTGGCTGTGTTGATTGGCACTGTCCTCTACGTTGCTTTCATCGTTGCCTACGCCCTGCACCTTGGCTCTCCTTCGGGCAGAACCCTCGAACTCGGCCTTGCCTTTGGTTCCTTCCTTTTCCTCTCGCTCCTCCAGTACTTGGCCCTTGGCTACCTGCTTTCGGCCTTCATAAAGGGCAGAAAGGCGCTTTTCGTCTCGTTGATTCTCGCTTTCCTCCTGGGTTTCACCGTTCCAATCGCCATCATCGCAGCTTCAAATTCGGCAGGGGGTTCCTTCGTTGATGCTCTGGCCAAAAACTCCCTTTCCGTGCCGAGTCCTTTCTTGCACTACGTAGTACTTGCGACGGCTGTCTCTCCGAAGAGGGGCCTTCCGCCGAAGTCCCTATCGGAGGTTCTAAGCTATCCTGGCAACCTGGCGATGCTCGTTGTCCCCATGCTGGTTTACCTCGCCCTCGCGTGGCTCAGGTTCAAAAAAGCCGATCTGAGGGGATAG
- a CDS encoding ABC transporter permease produces MWGFELELKKSLRTKKFWLILVLILLIYAMAFREVKDNLEGATNPQELLVTSVVGYIAVSAFLFIGLYALMAGATSVNSDLENGTVRIALSKPLGRVSYLLGKFLGQALSIVVAMLFATLLSFVITKYYGLSLTASLVGDLVLSNVLILVAMLQLLALGLLISTFIRSSNTALGLALVLFFVTGLVMPQIVDGFAEDKAKEEFGIKGWKDFDKLSKDELSAYRERLNELYREYHLKYLFYAPQVLMLDVFTDIDRTTFNDDGTYTVEYIGVKRAMADNSAQTALIAGLTPVYLGLALFRFRRMDLR; encoded by the coding sequence ATGTGGGGGTTCGAGCTTGAGCTGAAGAAAAGTCTGAGGACGAAGAAGTTCTGGCTGATACTCGTTCTGATTCTGCTAATCTACGCCATGGCTTTTAGGGAGGTCAAGGATAACCTCGAAGGGGCCACGAACCCGCAGGAACTTCTCGTCACGAGCGTCGTTGGTTACATAGCCGTCAGCGCGTTCCTCTTCATCGGCCTCTACGCCCTCATGGCGGGTGCAACCTCCGTAAATTCTGACCTCGAAAACGGAACGGTTAGAATAGCCCTCAGCAAGCCGCTGGGAAGGGTTTCATACCTGCTCGGCAAGTTCCTCGGCCAGGCGCTCAGCATAGTCGTGGCGATGCTCTTCGCAACGCTGCTCTCCTTCGTGATAACGAAGTACTACGGCCTTTCCCTCACGGCTTCCCTCGTTGGGGATTTAGTCCTCTCCAATGTCCTTATTTTGGTTGCGATGCTCCAGCTTTTGGCCCTGGGCCTGCTGATTTCAACGTTTATTCGCTCCTCCAACACCGCCTTGGGTTTAGCTCTGGTTCTGTTCTTCGTTACCGGTCTCGTAATGCCCCAGATCGTGGACGGCTTTGCGGAGGACAAAGCAAAGGAGGAGTTCGGAATTAAGGGCTGGAAGGACTTCGACAAGCTTTCAAAGGACGAGCTGAGTGCCTACCGCGAGCGCCTGAACGAGCTCTACCGGGAGTACCACCTCAAATACCTCTTCTACGCCCCCCAGGTGCTCATGCTCGACGTCTTCACGGACATAGACAGAACCACCTTCAACGACGACGGCACGTACACCGTTGAGTACATCGGGGTTAAGCGGGCCATGGCTGACAATTCCGCCCAGACGGCGCTGATAGCTGGCCTTACCCCGGTTTATCTTGGATTGGCTCTCTTCAGATTCAGGAGAATGGATCTGAGGTGA
- a CDS encoding signal peptidase I → MNAKRPDLLSLLTYFLFSFVALIVILHFVFGFQYVVILTDSMQPEINPNDLVVTRPVSPDELHVGDVILYRLEIGNSTYKILHRIVEMRVDNNGSVYYLTRGDNRRYIDPWNVYPDQIVGELFLVIPKVGVVWYYTPLIVFGLFLVVIASLAYDLAWLLLEEEPVRPKSRKADLLVLRRKKIKVYHYKH, encoded by the coding sequence ATGAATGCTAAGCGCCCCGACCTCCTTTCTCTTTTAACCTACTTTCTTTTCTCCTTCGTAGCCCTAATCGTTATTCTCCACTTCGTCTTCGGCTTCCAGTACGTGGTCATTCTAACTGACTCGATGCAACCGGAGATAAACCCCAACGACCTCGTGGTCACGAGACCTGTTTCTCCCGATGAGCTTCACGTGGGGGACGTTATTCTATATCGCCTTGAGATTGGCAATTCTACATACAAAATCCTTCACAGAATCGTTGAAATGCGGGTGGATAATAATGGCAGTGTTTATTACCTAACTCGTGGAGATAACAGGAGGTATATTGATCCATGGAATGTTTATCCTGACCAAATAGTCGGAGAGCTCTTTCTGGTCATCCCGAAGGTTGGCGTGGTGTGGTACTACACGCCGCTGATCGTGTTCGGCCTTTTCCTTGTCGTCATAGCTTCCCTGGCCTACGACCTTGCCTGGCTCCTGCTCGAGGAAGAGCCTGTACGCCCCAAGTCCAGAAAAGCCGACCTTCTCGTTCTCAGGAGAAAGAAAATAAAGGTTTACCATTACAAGCACTAA
- a CDS encoding TRAM domain-containing protein, whose product MYGDGFGGGYEAPVKVGERYRVRIESLGKGGDGIAKIKGFVIFVPNTQVGDEVEIVINSVKRKFAFGEVI is encoded by the coding sequence ATGTATGGAGATGGATTTGGCGGTGGCTACGAAGCCCCTGTTAAGGTTGGAGAAAGGTATAGAGTTAGGATCGAGAGCCTTGGAAAGGGTGGCGATGGTATCGCCAAGATAAAGGGCTTCGTTATCTTCGTCCCGAACACTCAGGTCGGCGACGAGGTCGAGATCGTCATTAACTCGGTCAAGAGGAAGTTCGCCTTCGGCGAAGTCATCTGA
- a CDS encoding ABC transporter ATP-binding protein: MLRVENLVKVYGDVRALDGLNLEVKPGQVYGFLGPNGAGKSTTILSLLGLIFPQEGRIDLFGEEVFRDGKFDEDRLVRAKARIGYMPEHATLWDFLTPVQTLDIIADAFKIPQAEKEKRIGELLDLVGLKEARNRKVGKFSKGMRQRLLLAQALINDPELLILDEPMSGLDPKGIAEFKDIIREQRKAGKTVFFSSHILAHVEEVCDTVGVIVKGKLRLEDSIDDIKREFLRKAGYTIIIETNSPVDFSGVEWRVTPLGGNKYRVVSQEDVREELHDFVANQGAKILTMQVKEPSLEEIFLKLVG, from the coding sequence ATGTTGAGGGTTGAGAACCTTGTTAAGGTTTATGGGGACGTTAGGGCTTTGGACGGCCTTAACCTTGAGGTTAAGCCGGGTCAGGTTTACGGCTTCCTTGGGCCGAACGGCGCCGGCAAGAGCACGACGATTCTAAGTTTACTCGGCCTCATCTTCCCTCAGGAGGGGAGGATTGACCTTTTCGGCGAGGAAGTCTTCAGGGACGGGAAGTTTGACGAGGACAGGCTCGTCAGGGCTAAAGCCAGAATCGGCTACATGCCGGAGCACGCTACCCTCTGGGACTTTCTAACTCCAGTTCAGACGCTGGATATCATTGCTGACGCGTTTAAAATCCCCCAAGCGGAGAAGGAGAAGCGCATAGGTGAACTCCTCGACCTGGTTGGTTTGAAGGAAGCCAGGAACAGGAAGGTTGGGAAGTTCTCGAAGGGCATGCGTCAGAGGCTTCTTTTAGCGCAGGCGTTAATCAACGACCCGGAACTACTAATCCTCGACGAGCCGATGAGCGGCCTTGATCCGAAGGGTATCGCCGAGTTCAAGGACATCATCAGGGAGCAGAGGAAGGCTGGGAAGACTGTCTTCTTCTCCAGCCACATTCTGGCTCATGTTGAAGAGGTTTGCGACACAGTTGGGGTGATTGTTAAGGGTAAACTCCGGTTGGAGGACAGCATAGACGACATCAAGCGCGAGTTCCTGAGGAAGGCCGGCTACACCATCATCATCGAAACCAACAGCCCCGTGGACTTCTCTGGGGTGGAGTGGAGGGTAACTCCGCTCGGTGGGAATAAGTACCGTGTTGTTTCTCAGGAGGACGTTAGAGAGGAGTTGCACGACTTTGTAGCGAATCAGGGGGCGAAGATACTCACCATGCAGGTGAAGGAGCCAAGCCTGGAGGAGATATTCCTAAAACTCGTCGGGTAG
- a CDS encoding metallophosphoesterase family protein yields the protein MRRAALAIFLVFIVFASGCISSNTGTPSDTGTTGTPAGGIDFGAYGKGEVLADWSELADVSRVYVSEGYEDLAKHYFPDAKILPASQYEGGVAILSPADARELLRGKPILITVNDYFGYIVYKFGVKFVGKDKGIFAAFNEDGKAHFVFTGTSKAGAGAALEYAMNLRNGASLRTDDVVRSGEFEGIVVKVIGDNNWNGVPDDGESWYLDSFRTEEPFLYYWRVVDGENVTVKGGFIRLVNGSTVYIHALGFNVSVEVKDGTGAELTYVIENTNPSVLNLPAGAETGDTWVRFTTSESSFSVVPLEVGNYTVLALGDHRPDGGKELPPVFLRIRDEINGDDGLFIIDGGDLVYSGKVDEWGELLKEWKWNKPIFVAPGNHEYRGEGINVYHMVFGPDDYSFALGGYYYIIINNIEHDYGLSDGTFTWLENELRKAKESGRRPVLVLHAPPIDPRPSGDHAMNPADGKRLLGLMKEYNAFGVFSHIHMYWYGEEDGVQMLITGGGGAPLYVSADQGGFYHYVRLSMGADGTITVEPVRVEP from the coding sequence ATGAGAAGGGCTGCTCTTGCCATTTTTCTGGTATTCATCGTGTTTGCCTCGGGCTGCATAAGTTCGAACACCGGCACGCCGAGCGACACGGGCACCACCGGCACCCCCGCCGGCGGAATAGACTTCGGGGCCTACGGAAAGGGTGAGGTTCTCGCGGACTGGTCCGAGCTTGCGGACGTTTCCAGGGTCTACGTCAGTGAGGGCTACGAGGATCTGGCCAAGCACTACTTCCCGGACGCGAAGATACTCCCCGCAAGCCAGTACGAGGGCGGGGTTGCAATACTGTCCCCTGCCGATGCGAGGGAGTTGCTCAGAGGAAAGCCGATACTGATAACGGTCAACGACTATTTTGGCTACATAGTTTACAAGTTCGGCGTCAAGTTCGTTGGAAAGGACAAGGGTATCTTCGCCGCCTTCAACGAGGATGGAAAGGCTCACTTCGTTTTCACGGGCACCAGCAAGGCTGGCGCTGGCGCGGCCCTTGAGTACGCTATGAACCTCAGGAACGGGGCATCCCTTAGAACGGATGACGTCGTGAGGAGCGGCGAGTTCGAGGGAATAGTGGTCAAGGTCATAGGCGACAACAACTGGAACGGAGTTCCGGACGACGGCGAGAGCTGGTACCTTGACTCCTTCAGGACCGAGGAGCCGTTCCTATACTACTGGCGCGTCGTCGATGGCGAGAACGTCACCGTAAAGGGCGGCTTTATTCGGCTCGTCAATGGCTCCACCGTTTATATCCACGCCCTCGGCTTCAACGTGAGCGTGGAGGTCAAGGACGGAACCGGGGCGGAGCTCACCTACGTTATTGAGAACACCAATCCCTCGGTGCTGAACCTGCCAGCTGGAGCAGAGACCGGCGATACGTGGGTCAGATTCACGACCTCGGAGTCTTCCTTCAGCGTGGTTCCGCTGGAGGTTGGCAATTACACCGTTTTAGCCCTCGGTGACCACAGGCCGGACGGGGGGAAGGAGCTTCCACCGGTGTTCCTCAGGATACGGGACGAGATCAACGGGGACGACGGGCTGTTCATTATCGATGGCGGTGACCTCGTTTACTCCGGCAAGGTGGACGAGTGGGGCGAGCTTCTCAAGGAGTGGAAGTGGAACAAGCCGATATTCGTCGCCCCTGGCAACCACGAGTACAGGGGTGAGGGAATAAACGTCTACCACATGGTCTTCGGTCCGGACGACTACTCCTTTGCCCTGGGCGGTTATTACTACATCATCATCAACAACATCGAGCACGACTACGGGCTGAGCGATGGGACCTTCACTTGGCTCGAGAACGAGCTCAGAAAGGCGAAGGAATCCGGCAGAAGGCCGGTTCTGGTTCTCCACGCGCCGCCGATAGACCCGAGGCCGAGCGGTGACCATGCCATGAACCCCGCGGATGGGAAGAGGCTCCTGGGGCTGATGAAGGAGTACAACGCCTTCGGAGTCTTCAGCCACATCCACATGTACTGGTACGGCGAGGAGGACGGCGTTCAGATGCTCATAACGGGCGGCGGTGGCGCTCCCCTCTACGTCTCCGCTGACCAGGGTGGCTTCTACCACTACGTCAGACTCTCGATGGGGGCCGACGGCACGATAACGGTCGAGCCCGTCAGAGTGGAGCCGTGA
- a CDS encoding inorganic phosphate transporter, translating to MAWAIGANDAANSMSTAVGAKAITPKQAVIIAGFLEFTGAYFFGKSVTETIRKGILDPTMITDPMVLVYGSVAALLAATIWLIIATKFGLPVSTTHSIIGGIAGYGIVYAGTAIVNWGKMGQVVLSWILSPIIGAIMAYFIFKAFTKSIFERKDPVRSARIWSPFWIGLAFVVIGTMFYIKVLHGKDLKTGVFMYGIPLGIIVFVITYLLIKLRFPSSDPFIGVEAIFKKAQVVTSGYVALAHGANDVANAIGPVAAVYAVATMGLSGMQVPVPRWILAMGGLGIAVGVATYGYKVMETVGKKITELTNTRGFTIDFSAATVVLAASWLGLPISTTHTVVGAVIGIGLARGVKAINKDIVRDIIISWFVTVPVAGIISAAIFKVLMIVG from the coding sequence ATGGCCTGGGCGATAGGTGCCAACGACGCCGCAAACTCCATGAGCACTGCCGTCGGCGCCAAGGCGATAACCCCAAAGCAGGCGGTTATAATAGCTGGCTTCCTTGAGTTCACAGGCGCGTACTTCTTCGGAAAGAGCGTCACCGAGACGATAAGGAAGGGCATTCTCGACCCGACGATGATAACCGACCCGATGGTTCTCGTGTATGGCTCCGTCGCGGCCCTGCTCGCGGCGACGATATGGCTCATCATAGCAACCAAGTTCGGCCTGCCGGTCTCGACCACCCATTCAATCATAGGCGGAATAGCCGGCTACGGCATCGTTTACGCCGGAACGGCGATAGTCAACTGGGGCAAGATGGGCCAGGTGGTTCTCAGCTGGATTCTCTCCCCTATAATCGGCGCCATAATGGCATACTTCATCTTCAAGGCCTTCACCAAGAGCATCTTCGAGAGAAAGGACCCCGTCAGGAGCGCCAGGATATGGTCCCCGTTCTGGATTGGACTTGCTTTTGTCGTCATCGGAACGATGTTCTACATCAAGGTCCTCCACGGAAAGGACCTCAAGACGGGCGTTTTCATGTACGGTATTCCCCTCGGCATAATCGTGTTCGTGATAACGTACCTTCTCATAAAGCTCCGCTTTCCGAGCAGCGACCCCTTCATCGGCGTTGAGGCGATATTCAAGAAGGCGCAGGTGGTCACTTCCGGCTACGTTGCTCTTGCCCACGGCGCCAACGACGTTGCCAACGCCATCGGCCCGGTCGCCGCTGTCTATGCGGTGGCAACGATGGGACTGAGCGGCATGCAGGTTCCCGTTCCCAGGTGGATACTCGCTATGGGCGGTCTTGGAATCGCGGTCGGTGTTGCCACATACGGTTACAAGGTTATGGAAACGGTCGGCAAGAAGATAACCGAGCTCACCAATACGAGAGGCTTCACCATCGACTTTTCAGCGGCAACCGTCGTCCTCGCCGCCAGCTGGCTTGGACTGCCCATTTCGACCACTCACACCGTCGTCGGTGCGGTCATAGGAATAGGCCTTGCAAGGGGAGTAAAGGCAATAAACAAGGACATCGTTAGGGATATAATAATCTCCTGGTTCGTTACCGTTCCGGTCGCTGGAATAATAAGCGCGGCCATATTCAAGGTTTTGATGATCGTGGGGTGA
- a CDS encoding cupin domain-containing protein: MFVGHYKDVPEKDTGFEGVTIRWLVSPKLGAKNYAMRYFVLKKGAEIPLHNHDWEHEIFIVKGEGIITNGNEEHHVKAGNFLYVPPNEPHGYKATGETLEFLCIIPAKKEAIPEDEWA; the protein is encoded by the coding sequence ATGTTCGTCGGACACTACAAAGACGTCCCCGAGAAGGACACCGGTTTTGAGGGTGTTACCATCAGGTGGCTCGTTTCTCCAAAGCTCGGAGCAAAGAACTACGCGATGCGCTACTTCGTTCTCAAGAAGGGTGCGGAGATACCGCTCCACAACCACGACTGGGAGCACGAGATATTCATCGTAAAGGGAGAGGGGATCATAACCAACGGAAACGAGGAGCACCACGTCAAGGCAGGGAACTTCCTCTACGTTCCGCCCAACGAGCCCCACGGCTACAAGGCGACCGGAGAAACGCTGGAGTTTCTATGCATAATCCCGGCCAAGAAGGAGGCAATCCCGGAGGACGAGTGGGCTTAG
- a CDS encoding tRNA (N(6)-L-threonylcarbamoyladenosine(37)-C(2))-methylthiotransferase, producing MVRVHVETYGCTRNRADAEMMEAILVSSGHELAETPESADYVVVNTCAVKDPTEKHMRERIKELLDSGKKVIATGCLVHVNPEAIDPRVSGILGVKSIDRIAEAIETAERGEKLVSVEGWREKSIDKLELPRLWKNGVAFVVPISEGCLNACTYCATRFARGVLRSYKPELVVRWVKEALARGYKEIQLSSEDTGCYGFDIGTNLAKLLDEITAIEGDFRVRVGMMNPNHVLKFLDELVDAYTDEKIYRFLHLPVQSGDDEVLRRMGRTYTAEEFEDIVRTFRGKVRDLNLNTDIIVGFPGETDEAFRNTVELVKRVRPDKINVSRYSPRPGTIAAKWKQLPGWKVKERSRELHRLRLGIAYEINRAYVGRTVEVLVHGEGKKGGVEGRTFNYKDIILDSGEPGEFLEVRVDWAGSTYLKGISLR from the coding sequence ATGGTAAGGGTTCACGTTGAGACCTACGGATGCACGAGGAACAGGGCCGATGCTGAGATGATGGAAGCGATTCTGGTTAGCTCTGGTCATGAGTTAGCCGAGACCCCGGAAAGCGCCGACTACGTGGTCGTGAATACCTGTGCGGTGAAAGACCCCACCGAGAAGCACATGCGCGAGAGAATAAAAGAGCTCCTTGATTCCGGGAAAAAAGTCATCGCCACCGGCTGTCTCGTTCACGTCAATCCTGAGGCCATAGACCCCCGCGTCTCCGGGATTCTTGGGGTGAAGAGCATAGACAGGATAGCAGAGGCCATTGAAACCGCCGAGCGCGGCGAGAAGCTGGTGAGCGTCGAGGGCTGGCGCGAGAAGAGCATAGACAAGCTCGAACTCCCTCGCCTCTGGAAAAACGGCGTTGCCTTCGTCGTTCCGATAAGCGAGGGCTGCCTCAACGCCTGCACCTACTGCGCAACGCGCTTTGCAAGGGGTGTTCTCAGGAGCTACAAGCCCGAGCTCGTCGTCAGGTGGGTGAAAGAGGCCCTCGCCAGGGGATACAAGGAGATACAGCTGTCGAGCGAGGACACCGGATGCTACGGCTTCGACATCGGCACGAACCTCGCTAAGCTCCTCGACGAGATAACGGCTATCGAGGGCGATTTCAGGGTCAGGGTCGGCATGATGAACCCCAACCACGTCCTCAAGTTCCTCGACGAGCTCGTTGATGCCTACACCGATGAGAAGATATACCGCTTCCTCCACCTGCCCGTTCAGAGCGGCGACGATGAGGTTCTGAGGAGAATGGGGAGAACGTACACTGCGGAAGAGTTTGAAGATATAGTTCGAACATTTCGTGGGAAAGTTCGTGATTTAAACCTCAATACGGACATAATAGTTGGCTTTCCCGGGGAAACGGATGAGGCCTTCAGGAACACTGTAGAGCTTGTGAAGCGCGTTAGACCCGATAAAATCAACGTTTCACGCTACTCGCCTCGGCCCGGAACGATAGCGGCCAAGTGGAAGCAACTGCCGGGCTGGAAGGTCAAGGAGCGCTCAAGGGAGCTTCACAGGCTTCGCCTCGGGATAGCCTACGAGATTAACCGCGCCTACGTTGGGAGGACCGTTGAGGTACTCGTTCACGGCGAAGGGAAGAAGGGTGGAGTAGAGGGCAGGACGTTCAACTACAAGGATATAATCCTCGATTCCGGCGAACCCGGCGAATTCCTGGAGGTTCGGGTCGATTGGGCCGGTTCGACGTATCTTAAGGGTATATCCCTCCGCTGA